DNA from Aphis gossypii isolate Hap1 chromosome 3, ASM2018417v2, whole genome shotgun sequence:
caatttatttataattgttaaccTCTGTCTTGGTGATGCCTATGTTCAATATTGCATTGGATCAAATGCTTAACGGAGGTAAATTATCTAAATGAACAGTTGCCTTCGGTGCTCACACAATTTCGTCTGAGTTCCACCCTCTAGTGTTCATACAATCTCAATTAACATATCATTTCTGTTCTATTAGTTActgtcaatttatttataaatagtagtttataattgttaaccTCTGTCTTGGTGATGCCTATGTTCAATATTGCATTGGATCAAATGCTTAACAgaggaatattatataaaaaatgaatagttgCCTTCGGTGCTCACACATTTTCGTCTGAGTTCCACCCTCTAGTATTCATACAATCTTAAttttatggttaaaattattaattcataacatttattaaatattatattttaaaatttatgaaacatCTTCTGTCATAGttgatttttacttattgaattttgtgaattaatcaaaataaatagtagatatttttattaaccctCTGTCTTGGTGATGCCTATGTTCAATATTGCAATGGATCAAATGCTTAACAgaggaatattatatagaaaatgaaCAGTTGCCTTCGGTGCTCACACATTTTCGTCTGAGTTCCACCCTCTTATGTTCATATAGtttcactattttatttattttgatataaataatgaattttactccaatttagaaaaattatgttttaattattattgaattgcatataataacactaacatacataattattaccaaAATCTAGGTTAATAACTTTCAACAAcacattaatattcatttctgTTTTAGAATCTGAGTCTGGTGAAGATGAAGATTAATTTAAGAACCAAAACAacctgaaaataaataaggaaaaaaaaattaaaataagaagcATTAACACAAGATGTCAGCCAACGACCAAAATCATAACTTACCAAGGATTCTACTATTAACTTGtttcattacttttttaataaataaaaacaccaaggtatatgattatattaaattttttataggtgAAAAACAaagatttgttataattattttattattatttttttttgagcataatatagtaatgaacaaacaaataaaaatagttttaatcaatttagtcattcaaagattatattataataattgtcgtGCCTACACAAGATGGTCAGATAGcaacaaaaaattatccagttaatttctatatatatttatgtaataattgcaGTGGTGTATGGCTGTTAtaagtgttgttttttttttaataaacaaaattattttttaataatcattttttgctTTTCACGTTGTATTTGACATATATACACTACACaagatgtataattattttcaacgtGCAGTGTTAATGTGCGTATGTCCATTTATGTtttgatcattaaaaaaaaactgtcacACATGAGTAGGCGACTTAAATCTAATcgattttccattttttcttaaataaatatataacgatttagttatacaaaataaatgcatacaaatatctaataataataaaaaaaaatatgtataataataaagcaacATCATTTACATGGAAACTGGAAgaggtaataattatcataataaagtaataataatgttacatataataagaaaaaaaaacatacaaatttcattaaagttttcaattattatcacaatacacttggcaaaaaaaaaaaaaaaaaacaatattagtattttctgGGAAAAAGGAGAAAAGTTTGGTTTTGTTGacaattattgtgattttacaccgcaagtttttttttattttttataaatataaaatccaaaTGTGCTTAAAAACTAAAGAGATCAATTAAAAAAGACGAGAAACAGCAGTAGTACAGTCAATGACAATTAAGTTACTCTGATTAGAAaatagtattgttttttttaatgcgaAATGGCTAAACATTTAGCTGTAATATATTACGCAAACAGATATTCTCTAAACAtagcattataaatttaaatattaataacgagCACGTATGGTATtggtagaaatatttaattaacattaatatttcgataattttattggtaatttaattaataaaagaaaatacactatacatattaatattacgcacgttataaatattttctgataaaaacctattattaagaaattattcACGATGATCTgttaaatgacaaaaaatatatgtatatattatatttatccaaagattattttatataaagcgACCGATACTAAATAGTTAAACttgatattcaatatttatttattttaaataatttgtattgcaGGTACTTAGGGTATAGGTAAATTCGATAAGTgtgacataattaattaaaaatacaaaataataataaaataatatagtagtaaaaataatatctaaataactataatattatgtaataattattaatgtatatatatatatcactacgtataacataataactacTCACGACCACAACATATTTATTCTGATAACAATAGTTATCaagtaaaaacaatgaataaaaaaactcGGATATGTTTTTTGCACATTATTTCCATACTCGATACGTGCAGTTGCTTCAGTAAATAAGGGGGACCGTggacacaaaataaaatttaaatgcttattgtcattatatataatatgtatataatgaaaCCTAAGACTACatgattcaataataataatgagcgattaagttaaaaatagttaaagttTAACACTGCCAACAAGtcacaaaagtaaaattatttcttgattaaaatgttgtaaaaaaaaaaaatggtaggtaaatattgtcaaaattgGAAAGAAAAAAGCACTCTTAGATAACATTAagagattaaattttaaaaaaaaataatgaatagttaaaaaagaaatctaataactataaacttcctcatagtaaaattaacaaaaaatgttaggtATTTGTTGtatgtaaatgtttaaaaaataaaagtattattttgtgaataatctataatacaatgtataagacacatatttttaaaattttcaacatttaaataaaatacccaTAACTATTAAAGGCAGGGCAGGACAACTAATTGCACAACGGATAAAACACAAAAGTTAAATGTTCTACTAAAACGAAAACATGCaaaattgctaaaaaaaaaaaagttatcacATATGAATGGAAAAGCTCGCGCACACTAGTGTGactggtttttttttgaaaaaatttatcacACGCAAGACCCTATAGTATATGGTGAGggtaacaaattttattaaatggttaCAGTAAAACCtttagaagtataatatttagcaGTGGAATACTATTACAGCAAAACAATGATGCATTCTCCTTCCTCTCTTCTTACACATAATTCAACGGGAGGTTGAACACAGATCAGCTGGCGGTAAAACCACCAGTTCTTCGTGTCATGTTGGAACAATGAATGGAGTTTCAGATGGCAAAGGTGAGCCAGAAGCAGCATCTTTAGTTTCTTTGGTCTCAATGTCCACACGACATATAGGACATCGTTTGTTAGATGACAACCATTGGTCAATACACTCAATGTGAAATAAATGCATGCATGGTAAACGCctagaaaatgataatttaatattaatattatttaaatatatatttattattgtgtctaTCATACCTAACATCCTCAGTATCCTCAAAGTCAGAAAGACAAATGGTACATTTTTCTGTGTTATCTTCCATTTCATCTGATGATCTCTTAATCTATCATAATAACACAACACATAattcatgaatatttaaatatatttattaatatcatactgaacaacagcaataataataatgattgaaaTACTTAcacgtttatatttatgagGAAAAGTATTCTTTTCTATTGTGTCTTTTGAGGCCCCACGATTCATCATGTGAATGCGACGTTGTTCCATTAATCGTAAATAATCTTCTAACCGATATGACAAATGACGTGTTAACATAGGTATTGATCCTAGTGGAGGAATAGCAGGGATATTATCAGTAATTGACTGTGATGAAATTGTTGAGCCCGGAGTtgtctatattaaaaataattgtagttaaatcattaaatattgcaTAGTAAAAAATCAATCATTCCAATCAATTTACATTGACAATAGTTCCTGACGGCGCTCCAATACTAATGCGTACATGATGCATTCGACCTGGTGGTCCAGGaggatgataattataataatgatgaatatgAGGACTAtcactgaaaaaaattaaataagttaattatattatttattaaaatgtaattaaagttaaaaaataaataaatacctcgTAGCTCCACTTTGAACTACAATTTCTGTTTGTAGTGAAGATGTAGGTACTTGTTCTATTCCATCAGTTTGAGGAGATAAAGTCTGTAAAcatacagaaaatataattataagccaGTAACTAACTGAAAttcgtgatattattattaatattaacgagTAACTTTAAACAAGAATTTAAATctctaagtaataaaaaatgataaatacagataaaatttattttagaaaataataaaattattaagtataaaatagggTGGTCTTTTATACGgcttgattaaaaataaacattttttttttactgcatCCTTAATTTAAACTCATCTGAggactgtaataatatatttgtatagtgtTCTAAAtggaaaattgtataaaatggaatgcttataattttataattttttttttcaaatatattttatcgaaacGACAATCAGGGTCTTTATCgaagtatttttgtttaggaAGGGTAGAATGCAGTGTGTAGCACTTGTACCTCCTTCTCTAAGAAGATAATTTTCATGTATGTGTGGACTTCACCCCAGTGGAGTGGGTTCAGTGGTGGGGGACAATGTAGGCAACCAAAACAACAACATAAAGTTCTGCAGAATATTTCTTGCAATGAACCAAGTTCGAACTGGCGATTGCTCTACATTATAGCCAACTTGATAGACCACTACACCACACTGccctttaaataattttaaaataaaaaaaataaatattttaagcatattttacctatatatgctATACGCGAATAttccaatacatttttttttttactttttagaatATGTTATCAATTGTGACTATGGTAATGGGCTTAATAtgttgtataggtacttgaatttcttataaaaaaaattattaataattttaatccccTTGATACTTATGGAAACGTTTTATGAAGtagcaatttttttcatttattttattattaattaatcttaatgATTCAAAATccttaaattctaatttaaccAATCAGAATTGATGCAAaagctaatattaaaaaccagaAATAACGCTAATACCAGCGCAAATTGAGCAtagttaaagtataaaaagaaTGCAACAACTTTTACTTACAATGACAGCAGTATTAGGACCAATTCTACGAGAAGTAATTACTTCTGGCCGGCTGAACACATTTGGTTGCTGAGGTGGAGGTAACACCGTATGAATTGCTTGAATAGATGGATGGACCGGTGTTGGTTGAGGTGGTTGTTGATATCCCTGCATGCATGAAACTGGTGGTATACTTCTTAATGAACGTACAGAActgctaaaaatttaaaaaaattaactatgtcaaatataaatatatatatattacgggtaattttaatatttgactaatgtgtaatttttcatgtataaacatgaaatatcAACATTATCTGGATACTATTAACCTTAATCAGTCAATATTAGATAATGTTacaagttatatattaaatagactatagtttttgttaataatctatacaataataaagcgTCTGACTGccagagtataatatttagatctaTCCATAAGTTTCCCCCTGATAATAATAGACAGTGTGAGAGTCACTTAACCAGATTTCTAAAGAAGACAAGCAGCTTCaagaaacattatatttgCAATTGTATCTATTGAGGATGgacaatatcataaattaagtcATAGATATGTTACTTTGCCATAGTTTAACACCAGAAATCAATTTGGTGTTTGTCTGTTATGTTTAATACCTTTTGATAAAATGGTACATGTAGAAAAATCAATAAGGGAAATTACAAGTGTAATATCAGACAGTGGTGGTCAAGAATACAAAATGTGTTCATGTAAGGGGAAATGTGATACCAAtcgatgtaaatataaatcaattagcATTTTCTACAATTCAAAATGTCATGGGAGCATgccatgtaataataaaggataacatattaacacattaattgtatatctactaaaaataatattttaaaaaataatttaaaatataaaataaaatttaatattgtatcattaGTAGTaggttaagttattaaaaatgaaaaataagttcatatcatattatgtattttatggtaggtaattactaattgtatattaaatatatttaaaataattttatcttatgcatgataaatttttatggtTGTTAAGACATTATCCAAAAGTGCTTGgctaatatcatattatccgGTTAATgttaacatatacattatatataagataattagtcaatacaaaaatattaagccaGTTTTTAAACAAGGTCATTTAATAacaacctaataaaaataataattaggtgatattaaaaagaaattttattataatattatacataaaaaaattgattgaaaaataatgttgaaatagatttaataactaatgttaaaaactgaaagcaaatatacatttgtttttaaacagtaATCAGATTTTCTTACCCATTCATCATATCCATTCTTCTTCTTTGCATCTCTTGTATTCTATGTTGATTATACCATAATCTTTGATGGTATAAAGGTACATTTGAAGGTACACATGGAGTCATTGGATGTGTAGCCATCATAccatgatgatgatgatgtgcTGCCGGATGTATATGACTACCCATTCCAAATACAACTCTAGATGTATTATGACACTGACTACATGGAGGAGGCCAACCTGGAGTACCTGGAGGTGGATGTGCTGTATGTATACAAGGAGCTTGAGGAGGTTGATCCATGAAAATTACATCATTTCGATACAGAGGGGACGGATTAGGAGGAAATTGTTGAGTGTATCCAGGCATAGAACGCATAGCAGAGTGACTGACATATTGTCGTTGTGGTTGTATAATTGGGAAACGACTGCTAAAAATTGAATGGCCCATAGATATGTCAGCTTGTGGTGTTCTTCCAGAATGATTCATTAAAGGATCATTGACTTCTTCAGACTCAAGAGTTAAATCTACTACAGGAGGACCAGTTGgctgttgaaatattaatacttttagatactcataatatttgacaagtataatattctaaagacCATTCTAACAATGTCCTGTTACTGGTTAGTGTCGGATAACACTTAACCAGACATTGTAAAAACGGTCTttagtagttaaaataaagagaaagtataatatatttttttttaaagtacactatataatttaactatctataaattgaaatagcaGTAACTTACTAGTTGATTTATATTTCGTTGTTGAAAATTGTTGACTGTGACCAACTCTATCCCACTGTCTTCATCATCATCAGCATCCATCACATTTGTCCATTCTGCTCTACGAGGATCATTATTAAAACGGCCTGGTTGTGGAGCCCCCATATTATTCATACCATAAACTGTATATTCTTcagctaaaacaaaaaaaaactaataagtaaagaaaaacttttttattgtgCTGATATTTGACTAATCTAGGGGTATACTACAAttattactcatatttttttttaattttgttaacaataagaatattacCAAAATCAAGATTAATaggtattcaataaataataataaatacattttagaaacaattatcgtttttataaacttctttataacaagttcaattaaatattatacataggggTGGCCAGCGAGAAGAAACTCGCGAGCCACcaaatctattaataaatatagaagagctaaaatgtaaaaaaaaaaaagggggGGGGgt
Protein-coding regions in this window:
- the LOC114130261 gene encoding uncharacterized protein LOC114130261 isoform X1 yields the protein MADQLNETSTTTTDHGNNWPNTKLPADGDVPDDVSNGQETHSFADILSTAFTATGPVPSPPADTESNMQLGNEMDYDPLFADGSDLETEDTPQEFSPLNSDIWRYGNTLIETPWSVPRTDESTSRTINHPVPSTPTSSEMGRKRSLLSGDNNLRMKTGKPDTNRPLTYPRHQMSNRMYRPHRYGQEQVSSSAYTSMSNGGNYKYTQRPNSQVHTTTAPSDHSIPSSSNQNRMINPQSSSTEEYTVYGMNNMGAPQPGRFNNDPRRAEWTNVMDADDDEDSGIELVTVNNFQQRNINQLPTGPPVVDLTLESEEVNDPLMNHSGRTPQADISMGHSIFSSRFPIIQPQRQYVSHSAMRSMPGYTQQFPPNPSPLYRNDVIFMDQPPQAPCIHTAHPPPGTPGWPPPCSQCHNTSRVVFGMGSHIHPAAHHHHHGMMATHPMTPCVPSNVPLYHQRLWYNQHRIQEMQRRRMDMMNGSSVRSLRSIPPVSCMQGYQQPPQPTPVHPSIQAIHTVLPPPQQPNVFSRPEVITSRRIGPNTAVITLSPQTDGIEQVPTSSLQTEIVVQSGATSDSPHIHHYYNYHPPGPPGRMHHVRISIGAPSGTIVNTTPGSTISSQSITDNIPAIPPLGSIPMLTRHLSYRLEDYLRLMEQRRIHMMNRGASKDTIEKNTFPHKYKRIKRSSDEMEDNTEKCTICLSDFEDTEDVRRLPCMHLFHIECIDQWLSSNKRCPICRVDIETKETKDAASGSPLPSETPFIVPT
- the LOC114130261 gene encoding uncharacterized protein LOC114130261 isoform X2, whose amino-acid sequence is MADQLNETSTTTTDHGNNWPNTKLPADGDVPDDVSNGQETHSFADILSTAFTATGPVPSPPADTESNMQLGNEMDYDPLFADGSDLETEDTPQEFSPLNSDIWRYGNTLIETPWSVPRTDESTSRTINHPVPSTPTSSEMGRKRSLLSGDNNLRMKTGKPDTNRPLTYPRHQMSNRMYRPHRYGQEQVSSSAYTSMSNGGNYKYTQRPNSQVHTTTAPSDHSIPSSSNQNRMINPQSSSTEEYTVYGMNNMGAPQPGRFNNDPRRAEWTNVMDADDDEDSGIELVTVNNFQQRNINQLPTGPPVVDLTLESEEVNDPLMNHSGRTPQADISMGHSIFSSRFPIIQPQRQYVSHSAMRSMPGYTQQFPPNPSPLYRNDVIFMDQPPQAPCIHTAHPPPGTPGWPPPCSQCHNTSRVVFGMGSHIHPAAHHHHHGMMATHPMTPCVPSNVPLYHQRLWYNQHRIQEMQRRRMDMMNGSVRSLRSIPPVSCMQGYQQPPQPTPVHPSIQAIHTVLPPPQQPNVFSRPEVITSRRIGPNTAVITLSPQTDGIEQVPTSSLQTEIVVQSGATSDSPHIHHYYNYHPPGPPGRMHHVRISIGAPSGTIVNTTPGSTISSQSITDNIPAIPPLGSIPMLTRHLSYRLEDYLRLMEQRRIHMMNRGASKDTIEKNTFPHKYKRIKRSSDEMEDNTEKCTICLSDFEDTEDVRRLPCMHLFHIECIDQWLSSNKRCPICRVDIETKETKDAASGSPLPSETPFIVPT